The following proteins are co-located in the Halocatena salina genome:
- a CDS encoding AAA family ATPase has product MKIKELTLQNVRSYKNQTVTFPEGTILIHGANGVGKTSLLVGIFGGLFLSDITTAGEQSFTLDDLIRRGEDKAHVELTFELDGTDYTVEWTFYATSTGPSATVTSPAFAEPISQVSNVKAKMRELLGMDEDDFSASVYVRQGEINRLIDADTRTELIDSLLDLDAIDAYISKMEGAKRGAKRVRRANETARENAEKKREREYERDEAQFEAEIQQLTEEIQEVKADKAEIKAYIEKLEQHRTTLDGQIDAYETTRKKIETKEEQLSEAAASRTTTERKRHDAREEIETAQAAITDIEAKIASLNESVEHDLSTEKAARRAVEAVQDDYTTAHQQRTKREAALQNARDALEDLEQRHSEKEDTAASVETALEERREALEAKRTELAKAQGTLNQRIEERNRKAGAFLPDAGDDEITDRDRIDTRIEQLDEKREQTEKELTRIRTKLDGKTSERERIRAAIEEQERELESAHETLEERRSELEALTEAVTTAESEFQDRVHELDQTSRALGIDISPDSLATVRDERIPAKRSTLTSEIESINEEIARLDARKEQIESELETLRTLDDHETCPTCGQPIKDAHVDEEIERQREELATTTDTLSERRAAKADRQDERDDVDALLKGVHDAIAYRADVLTPRRNEREEKRTQIEAAQADIDSLSTELGERQNAVRELEADIKTLERDAAEREELIESHQAAIEEGNVVRAAFEAVERHRETVETLRDAVTEIETMVEEYETDLEEIRTDIEAVESQIQSQRQTVTECKKAVQTAEKQVERVEKEKSVVEQAVERYEAIGEHRSEIDRLKQTIAHCEEKIESLNQRLSTLKREKEEFEVELGETDIDTLRENRQKVTERIEEREATVTQHESKIQSLREKRTSREKDLESLRGLKDDIDRYERYHRWADATVGEIDTMLAVYRRSKSKLREQYLSYLREYTNDIFDEVYKNSSYQQVVIREIETSGGFEYDLKLLRDDQQLEDPSNASGGERAIVNLALRAGIYRLIAELKGDDRGTLPPFILDEPTTFLDEGHVSQLEEMLDTIKSWDVPQIIVVSHDKRLIHGADNECRITIDEETNTSQIEMRSAGDTTAVGDD; this is encoded by the coding sequence ATGAAAATTAAAGAACTGACGCTTCAGAACGTCCGGAGCTACAAGAATCAGACCGTAACGTTTCCAGAGGGAACGATCCTGATTCATGGCGCAAACGGCGTCGGAAAGACGTCACTACTGGTTGGTATCTTTGGGGGGTTGTTTCTCTCAGACATCACGACTGCTGGTGAGCAAAGCTTCACCCTTGACGATCTCATTCGTCGCGGAGAAGACAAAGCCCACGTCGAGTTGACCTTCGAACTGGACGGAACTGACTACACCGTCGAGTGGACGTTTTACGCCACGAGTACGGGACCGAGCGCGACGGTAACGTCGCCGGCGTTTGCCGAACCGATCAGTCAGGTTAGTAACGTCAAAGCGAAGATGCGAGAGCTCCTCGGGATGGATGAGGACGATTTCTCTGCGAGCGTCTACGTTCGACAGGGTGAGATCAACCGCCTCATCGACGCGGACACACGAACTGAACTCATCGATAGTTTGCTCGATCTTGACGCCATCGACGCCTACATCTCGAAGATGGAAGGCGCAAAGCGCGGGGCAAAGCGCGTTCGACGGGCCAACGAAACGGCGCGTGAGAACGCAGAGAAAAAACGCGAACGAGAGTACGAGCGAGACGAAGCGCAGTTCGAGGCGGAGATCCAGCAGTTGACCGAGGAGATACAGGAGGTCAAAGCGGACAAAGCGGAGATCAAGGCGTACATCGAAAAGCTCGAACAGCACCGGACGACCCTCGATGGACAGATCGACGCTTACGAAACGACGCGAAAGAAAATAGAGACGAAAGAAGAGCAGCTCTCCGAGGCCGCAGCGTCGCGCACCACGACAGAGCGCAAGCGCCACGACGCGCGAGAGGAGATCGAGACCGCACAGGCGGCGATCACAGACATAGAGGCGAAGATCGCCAGTCTGAACGAATCGGTTGAGCACGACCTGAGCACCGAAAAAGCCGCGCGGCGCGCTGTCGAGGCGGTTCAAGACGATTATACTACGGCACACCAGCAACGAACGAAACGCGAGGCAGCGTTACAGAACGCACGAGACGCGCTTGAGGATCTCGAACAACGTCATTCGGAGAAAGAGGATACGGCAGCATCGGTAGAGACCGCCCTCGAAGAACGACGCGAAGCACTCGAAGCAAAGCGAACAGAGCTAGCCAAAGCCCAAGGGACGCTCAATCAACGCATTGAGGAACGAAACCGAAAAGCGGGCGCGTTCCTACCCGATGCGGGCGATGACGAGATCACCGATCGGGATAGGATCGACACCCGTATCGAGCAGCTCGATGAGAAACGCGAGCAAACGGAAAAGGAACTCACTCGGATTCGGACGAAGCTCGATGGAAAAACGAGCGAGCGAGAACGGATACGGGCCGCTATTGAGGAACAAGAACGCGAGCTAGAGTCCGCTCACGAGACCCTAGAGGAGCGCCGGAGTGAACTGGAAGCTCTCACGGAGGCTGTCACCACAGCGGAATCGGAGTTCCAGGATCGTGTGCACGAACTCGATCAGACCAGCAGAGCGCTCGGCATCGATATTTCACCCGACTCCTTAGCCACGGTCCGTGACGAACGGATCCCTGCCAAACGGTCGACGTTGACGAGCGAAATCGAGTCCATCAACGAGGAGATCGCCCGTCTCGACGCCCGAAAGGAACAGATCGAGTCGGAACTCGAAACGCTTCGAACGCTCGACGACCACGAGACATGTCCGACGTGTGGACAGCCGATCAAAGACGCACACGTCGACGAGGAGATCGAACGACAACGAGAAGAGCTGGCCACGACAACGGACACGCTCTCCGAGCGACGCGCGGCTAAGGCCGACCGACAGGACGAACGCGACGACGTGGATGCCCTGTTGAAAGGGGTTCACGACGCGATTGCCTACCGAGCAGACGTCCTCACACCGCGTCGGAACGAGCGCGAGGAGAAACGTACGCAGATCGAAGCGGCTCAGGCGGACATCGATTCGCTCTCAACCGAGCTCGGCGAGCGACAGAACGCCGTTCGGGAACTCGAAGCCGACATCAAAACACTCGAACGGGACGCAGCCGAACGGGAAGAGCTGATCGAATCCCACCAAGCGGCCATCGAGGAGGGAAACGTGGTTCGTGCGGCATTCGAAGCGGTCGAACGCCACCGAGAAACCGTAGAAACGCTTCGAGACGCAGTTACGGAGATCGAAACGATGGTCGAAGAGTACGAGACGGACCTCGAAGAAATCCGGACGGACATCGAAGCGGTAGAATCACAGATCCAGTCCCAACGACAGACGGTTACGGAGTGTAAGAAAGCGGTGCAAACCGCTGAAAAACAGGTCGAACGGGTCGAAAAGGAGAAATCTGTCGTCGAGCAAGCAGTCGAACGGTACGAGGCGATCGGTGAACACCGCAGCGAGATCGATCGGCTGAAACAGACGATCGCCCACTGTGAAGAGAAAATCGAGAGCCTAAATCAGCGCCTCAGTACGCTCAAACGGGAAAAAGAGGAGTTCGAGGTGGAACTCGGCGAAACAGACATCGACACTCTCCGCGAGAACCGCCAGAAGGTGACAGAACGGATCGAGGAGCGAGAAGCGACGGTAACACAGCACGAATCGAAGATACAGTCTCTCCGAGAAAAGCGGACCTCCCGTGAGAAAGATCTAGAAAGCCTTCGCGGGCTGAAAGATGATATCGACCGCTACGAGCGCTACCACCGGTGGGCGGACGCAACCGTCGGGGAGATCGATACGATGCTGGCCGTCTATCGCCGTTCGAAATCGAAGCTACGCGAGCAGTATCTCAGTTATCTGCGCGAATACACGAACGACATCTTCGATGAAGTGTACAAAAACAGCAGCTACCAGCAAGTAGTCATCCGGGAGATCGAAACCAGCGGTGGTTTTGAATACGATCTGAAACTTCTGCGTGATGACCAACAACTGGAGGATCCGAGCAACGCGAGCGGTGGCGAACGGGCGATCGTCAACCTCGCGCTTCGAGCCGGAATTTATCGTCTCATTGCGGAGCTGAAAGGAGACGACCGAGGGACGCTTCCGCCGTTCATTCTCGACGAACCGACGACGTTCCTCGATGAGGGGCACGTCAGCCAACTCGAAGAGATGTTAGACACGATCAAAAGCTGGGACGTTCCCCAAATCATCGTCGTCAGCCACGACAAACGTCTCATCCACGGTGCGGACAACGAATGTCGCATCACCATTGATGAGGAAACCAACACCAGCCAGATCGAGATGCGGTCCGCTGGTGATACGACGGCGGTGGGTGATGATTGA
- a CDS encoding DNA double-strand break repair nuclease NurA: protein MDPRALSVVRDLFEHIDANVPREQDEQAEYARELFDHLGQPGGAIVPLGEPRYQKTRLRELGTWNEDPWPQPTYGLDASTTQPIEFNNGLIVDTAYAKLGVAGAESDRSIEAEGTIKTVVYFTDSDSTLHSTAVSDGNVDGEVIRFRLPDVGQLRDLSKAVATAAQHLAESEHLISNRTQIDGVCFIDGAVYPLGVVYWLLLEDSGRPTPAESSELPRRILRNYVDFIDAQVTANLPVVGVVKTSTIDEMLSALEEKIARNDLTDENGGRLDVPWTRDHQFMGEVLRDDSLDHLTYTSWFVQENLILENRAVDLLTSVDGELSHGDPRDYRRAFFYVRLPKTGDVLRVESPYLLVSDEDRRTAIRYKVLKEIAKTQDVPGAIDRADRIATITRENRETIRNMIRSSEASFDHNWDGRWSDIEESTKR, encoded by the coding sequence ATGGATCCGAGGGCTCTGTCGGTCGTTCGAGATCTGTTCGAGCATATCGACGCGAACGTCCCACGAGAACAGGACGAACAGGCTGAGTACGCACGGGAACTGTTCGACCACCTCGGCCAACCGGGAGGGGCCATCGTCCCGTTAGGCGAGCCTCGGTATCAGAAAACCCGTCTCAGAGAGCTGGGGACGTGGAACGAAGACCCGTGGCCACAACCGACCTACGGACTCGACGCGAGCACGACGCAGCCGATCGAGTTCAACAACGGATTGATCGTCGATACGGCGTATGCGAAACTCGGTGTCGCCGGTGCTGAAAGCGATCGATCGATCGAAGCTGAGGGGACGATCAAAACCGTGGTGTATTTCACCGATAGCGACAGCACGCTTCACAGCACCGCCGTCTCCGACGGAAACGTCGATGGCGAGGTGATCCGGTTTCGGTTGCCCGATGTCGGACAGCTACGGGATCTCTCGAAAGCGGTCGCAACAGCTGCCCAACACCTCGCCGAAAGCGAACACCTCATCAGCAACCGGACTCAGATCGATGGCGTTTGTTTCATCGACGGAGCAGTGTATCCGCTCGGTGTCGTGTACTGGCTGCTACTCGAAGACAGTGGTCGACCGACACCAGCGGAATCGTCAGAGCTTCCCCGGCGAATTCTTCGGAATTACGTCGACTTCATCGATGCACAGGTGACGGCGAATCTCCCGGTCGTCGGTGTCGTGAAAACATCGACCATCGACGAAATGTTGTCCGCCCTCGAAGAGAAGATCGCCAGAAACGACCTCACCGACGAGAACGGTGGTCGTCTCGACGTTCCGTGGACTCGCGACCACCAGTTCATGGGCGAGGTACTGCGAGATGACAGTCTCGATCACCTGACGTACACATCATGGTTCGTACAGGAAAACCTCATCCTCGAAAACCGGGCGGTCGATCTGCTCACCAGTGTCGACGGCGAGTTGTCACACGGGGATCCACGGGATTACCGTCGGGCCTTTTTCTACGTTCGACTGCCAAAAACCGGGGACGTGCTCCGCGTCGAATCGCCGTACCTGCTGGTTAGTGACGAGGACCGACGAACCGCGATCCGGTACAAAGTCCTCAAAGAGATCGCTAAAACACAGGACGTACCGGGTGCTATCGACCGTGCGGATCGCATCGCCACCATTACGAGGGAAAACCGCGAAACGATTCGAAACATGATTCGTTCGAGCGAAGCGTCCTTTGATCACAACTGGGACGGCCGCTGGAGCGACATCGAAGAGAGCACTAAACGATGA